In the Pseudothauera hydrothermalis genome, one interval contains:
- a CDS encoding ABC transporter substrate-binding protein yields the protein MRRTLDTVAGLLAALTLTCAAHAADFRVGLIAVADDPRLDRDRLERAYLGHPGGSAADGLNLALDDAAFELEAADRRLGLVETEVASVEAARAAAARSVKEGAVVLVVDLPAPWVLAVVDAVRVPVINVGEAADALREADCRANLFHTLPSERMRADALAQTLVERRWRKVLLLVGSTPADAARGAVVEAAAKRYGLMVVAKKPFRRSADPRERDLANPQLLTGGNDYDVVWVVDSDGEFARALPYRTAQPRPVVGDGGLVALAWHAQFERFGAPQVSRRFQKAAGRPMVAQDWAAWLAGKAAVAAVLSGDDKGPAKLTGLALDGSKGVALAFRPWDGQLRQPLLLTDGQGVVTTAPVDGILHPRNALDTLGADEAEKRCAHPH from the coding sequence ATGCGTCGCACGCTGGATACGGTTGCCGGTCTGCTGGCCGCCTTGACGTTGACCTGCGCGGCGCATGCGGCGGACTTTCGGGTTGGGCTGATCGCTGTGGCCGATGACCCGCGCCTGGACCGTGATCGCCTGGAGCGGGCTTACCTGGGTCATCCGGGTGGATCGGCCGCCGATGGGCTGAACCTCGCGCTGGACGATGCCGCCTTCGAACTCGAGGCGGCCGATCGCCGCTTGGGCTTGGTCGAAACCGAAGTCGCCTCGGTCGAGGCCGCCCGGGCCGCCGCCGCGCGCAGCGTCAAGGAGGGAGCGGTAGTGCTGGTGGTGGATCTGCCCGCGCCTTGGGTGCTGGCGGTGGTCGACGCGGTGCGGGTGCCGGTGATCAACGTCGGCGAGGCCGCCGATGCGCTGCGGGAGGCCGACTGCCGCGCCAACCTGTTCCATACGCTACCGAGCGAACGCATGCGTGCCGATGCGCTGGCGCAGACCCTGGTCGAGCGGCGCTGGCGCAAGGTGCTGCTGCTGGTCGGCAGCACGCCGGCCGATGCGGCGCGCGGCGCAGTGGTGGAGGCTGCGGCCAAACGTTACGGCCTGATGGTGGTGGCCAAGAAGCCCTTCAGGCGCTCGGCCGACCCGCGAGAGCGCGATCTGGCCAACCCGCAACTACTCACCGGCGGTAACGACTACGACGTGGTGTGGGTGGTCGATAGCGACGGCGAGTTTGCCCGCGCCTTGCCCTACCGCACCGCCCAGCCGCGCCCGGTGGTGGGCGATGGCGGCCTGGTGGCGTTGGCTTGGCATGCACAGTTCGAGCGCTTTGGCGCACCGCAGGTCAGCCGCCGCTTCCAGAAAGCCGCCGGACGGCCGATGGTGGCGCAGGACTGGGCGGCTTGGCTGGCGGGTAAGGCAGCGGTGGCTGCGGTGTTGTCTGGGGACGACAAGGGGCCGGCGAAACTGACCGGCCTTGCACTCGATGGCTCCAAGGGGGTGGCGCTGGCTTTTCGTCCCTGGGATGGGCAACTGCGTCAGCCTTTATTGTTGACCGACGGTCAGGGCGTGGTGACCACAGCACCGGTCGACGGCATCCTGCATCCCCGAAACGCGCTCGACACCTTGGGCGCGGATGAGGCCGAAAAACGATGCGCGCACCCGCACTGA
- a CDS encoding ABC transporter permease: MRAPALKTAEPSARSALRHALQALWAIVARELFKFARQYGRLVSALVRPLLWLAVFAAGFRNVFGVAIVPPYETYITYDEYIAPGLIGMVMLFNGMQSSLAMVYDREMGMMRLLLTAPLPRAWILFAKLAATAVLSLLQAVAFVAIAALLGTALPLWGTHTPQVLAAAVGGALMLGALGLLLSVYVRQLENFAGAMNFVIFPMYFISTALYPLWKLEEAGARWVFFAAQGNPFTYAVEWLRFALYGQDPGWAPWIVCGTALACFTLACWGYDPQRGFGQLTKRG, translated from the coding sequence ATGCGCGCACCCGCACTGAAAACCGCTGAGCCGTCTGCACGCAGCGCATTGCGCCACGCGCTGCAGGCGCTGTGGGCCATCGTTGCGCGCGAGCTGTTCAAGTTCGCCCGCCAATACGGCCGCCTGGTGTCGGCGCTGGTGCGCCCGTTGCTGTGGTTGGCAGTGTTTGCCGCGGGTTTTCGCAACGTGTTTGGGGTGGCCATCGTGCCGCCTTATGAAACTTACATTACCTATGATGAGTACATCGCGCCGGGGTTGATCGGCATGGTGATGCTGTTCAACGGCATGCAATCTTCACTGGCCATGGTCTACGACCGCGAGATGGGCATGATGCGCCTGCTGCTTACCGCGCCGCTGCCGCGTGCCTGGATTCTGTTTGCCAAGCTGGCGGCGACTGCGGTGCTCTCGCTGCTGCAGGCGGTGGCTTTTGTGGCCATCGCCGCGCTGCTCGGCACCGCGCTGCCGCTATGGGGGACGCACACCCCGCAGGTGCTGGCCGCCGCAGTGGGCGGTGCGTTGATGCTGGGCGCGCTCGGCTTGCTGCTATCGGTGTATGTGCGACAGTTGGAAAACTTCGCCGGGGCGATGAATTTCGTCATCTTTCCGATGTACTTCATTTCCACAGCGCTTTATCCACTCTGGAAGCTGGAGGAGGCAGGCGCGCGCTGGGTGTTCTTCGCCGCGCAGGGCAACCCTTTTACTTACGCGGTGGAATGGCTGCGCTTTGCGCTCTACGGCCAGGATCCGGGCTGGGCTCCATGGATCGTGTGTGGCACCGCGCTGGCCTGCTTCACGTTGGCTTGCTGGGGCTACGACCCGCAACGCGGATTCGGGCAGTTGACAAAGCGTGGTTGA
- the pqqA gene encoding pyrroloquinoline quinone precursor peptide PqqA has protein sequence MKWETPSACDFRFGFEITMYIATR, from the coding sequence ATGAAGTGGGAAACCCCGAGCGCTTGCGACTTCCGGTTCGGTTTTGAAATCACCATGTACATTGCCACGCGCTGA
- the pqqB gene encoding pyrroloquinoline quinone biosynthesis protein PqqB has protein sequence MRIRVLGSAAGGGFPQWNCNCPRCDGLRRGTIRALARTQSSIAVSDNGERWVLFNASPDVLQQIRSFPALQPGRALRDTAIAAIVLIDAQIDHTTGLYMLREHRQPLQLWCTRQVYEDLTRGNPLLKLLEHYCGVNWHELPLGEDFQLPGLEGLRFAALPLLSNAPPYSPRRDQPQPGDNIGITIRNNSGRSLFYAPGLGQMEAHVWAAMQAADCVLVDGTLWTDDEMIRLGVSQKSSRAMGHLPQSGEGGMIEWLDRLPRTTRKVLIHINNTNPILDEDSAERATLAAHGIEVAFDGMEISP, from the coding sequence ATGAGAATTCGCGTCCTCGGTTCCGCTGCCGGCGGCGGTTTTCCGCAGTGGAACTGTAACTGCCCGCGCTGCGATGGACTGCGCCGCGGCACGATCCGCGCCCTGGCGCGCACACAGTCTTCGATTGCGGTCAGTGACAATGGTGAGCGCTGGGTGCTGTTCAATGCCTCGCCCGACGTTTTGCAGCAAATCCGTAGCTTTCCAGCATTGCAGCCGGGGCGCGCACTACGCGACACCGCGATTGCCGCCATCGTGCTGATCGACGCGCAGATCGACCACACTACCGGCCTTTACATGCTGCGCGAACATCGCCAGCCTCTGCAGCTGTGGTGTACCCGCCAGGTCTATGAGGATCTCACCCGTGGTAATCCGCTTCTGAAGTTGCTCGAACACTACTGCGGGGTGAATTGGCACGAACTGCCACTGGGAGAGGATTTCCAACTACCTGGTTTGGAAGGGTTGCGCTTTGCCGCGCTGCCACTGCTGTCCAACGCGCCGCCGTATTCGCCGCGCCGTGACCAGCCTCAACCCGGCGACAATATTGGCATCACAATCAGAAACAACAGCGGACGCTCCCTGTTCTATGCCCCGGGTCTGGGGCAGATGGAAGCCCATGTGTGGGCGGCAATGCAGGCGGCCGATTGCGTGTTGGTCGATGGCACCTTATGGACCGACGACGAGATGATCCGGCTGGGCGTATCACAGAAAAGCTCGCGCGCCATGGGTCATCTGCCGCAAAGCGGCGAGGGCGGCATGATCGAGTGGCTCGACCGCCTGCCGCGGACCACCCGTAAGGTGCTCATCCACATCAACAACACCAACCCCATTCTCGATGAAGACAGCGCCGAGCGCGCCACACTGGCCGCCCACGGTATCGAGGTGGCTTTCGATGGCATGGAGATTTCTCCTTGA
- the pqqC gene encoding pyrroloquinoline-quinone synthase PqqC → MNLNEMPAEHLALLGGDEPPLSREAFEVRLRAKSASYHIHHPFHVMMAEGRLTKAQLQGWVANRYLYQIAIPVKDAAILSNCPDRALRREWIQRVLDHDGYDIGGIQDDGGIEAWIRLGEAVGLSREEITSQRLVAPAARFAVDAYVNFARQRPWQEAVASSLTELFAPHIHQQRLDTWPQKYPWVDPAGLQYFRNRLTQARRDVAHGLRFTLDYFSQSRALQERALDILQFKLDLLWALADAIMLQHCEIAITGPKA, encoded by the coding sequence ATGAACCTGAACGAGATGCCCGCCGAGCATTTGGCCCTGTTAGGCGGTGATGAACCGCCGCTCAGCCGCGAGGCGTTCGAAGTCCGACTGCGCGCCAAGAGCGCGAGTTACCACATCCACCACCCTTTTCACGTCATGATGGCCGAAGGGCGGCTCACCAAAGCGCAGTTGCAAGGCTGGGTGGCCAACCGCTATCTCTATCAGATTGCGATTCCGGTCAAGGACGCGGCCATCCTGTCCAACTGCCCGGACCGTGCGCTGCGGCGTGAGTGGATACAGCGGGTTCTCGACCACGACGGCTACGACATCGGCGGCATCCAGGACGATGGCGGCATCGAGGCGTGGATCCGCCTTGGTGAGGCGGTGGGGCTGAGTCGCGAAGAGATCACCTCGCAACGCCTGGTGGCGCCGGCGGCACGCTTCGCGGTCGATGCTTATGTCAACTTCGCCCGTCAGCGCCCCTGGCAGGAAGCAGTGGCATCCAGTCTCACCGAACTCTTTGCGCCGCACATTCATCAACAACGCTTGGACACCTGGCCGCAGAAATATCCTTGGGTCGACCCGGCAGGGCTGCAGTATTTTCGTAACCGTCTCACTCAGGCGCGCCGCGATGTCGCGCATGGGTTGCGTTTTACGTTGGATTACTTCAGCCAGAGCCGGGCATTACAAGAACGCGCGTTGGACATCCTGCAGTTCAAGCTAGATCTGCTGTGGGCGCTGGCTGACGCGATCATGTTGCAGCATTGCGAAATCGCCATTACCGGACCCAAGGCATGA
- the pqqD gene encoding pyrroloquinoline quinone biosynthesis peptide chaperone PqqD, whose protein sequence is MNTEQEGLLVARPRVARLLRLQWEQAQQAWVLLYPEGMVKLNASAGEIMKRCDGSRTVTALIAELEAAFGVADLRADVLAFLALAFKQRWIEV, encoded by the coding sequence ATGAACACGGAGCAGGAGGGATTGCTGGTTGCACGTCCGCGCGTGGCGCGCCTACTCCGTCTGCAGTGGGAACAGGCGCAGCAGGCTTGGGTGTTGCTTTACCCGGAAGGCATGGTCAAACTCAACGCCAGCGCCGGTGAGATCATGAAACGCTGCGACGGTTCGCGAACCGTGACCGCGTTGATAGCCGAGCTGGAAGCGGCTTTTGGGGTAGCCGATCTGCGCGCCGATGTGCTGGCCTTTCTGGCCCTGGCCTTCAAGCAGCGCTGGATCGAAGTCTGA
- the pqqE gene encoding pyrroloquinoline quinone biosynthesis protein PqqE: MNAVQPGPPLWLLAELTYRCPLHCVFCYNPVDFARDHSELSTDDWLRVLREARATGSVQCGFSGGEPMMRDDLEVLVAEAHRLGFYTNLLTSGVGLTAERAAALKAAGLDHIQLSFQDSTRALNDFLSHTRTFELKQQVAERIKAQGWPMVMNVVVHRLNIDYIGQIIDMAVALGAEYLELANSQYYSWALLNRDHLLPSREQLARAERITNEYRERLGDTLKIFFVVPDYYETRPKKCMNGWGNVFLTVTPDGTALPCHTARMLPGLAFPNVRQMGVREIWYESEGFNRYRGDGWMKDPCRSCPDKEKDLGGCRCQAFMLAGDPAAADPVCSKSPAHSAVTEAVARAQQSTPPSAPLVFRDPRASRRLLG, from the coding sequence ATGAACGCCGTCCAACCCGGTCCGCCGCTATGGCTGTTGGCCGAACTGACCTACCGCTGCCCGTTGCATTGCGTGTTTTGCTACAACCCGGTGGACTTCGCCCGAGACCACAGCGAGCTGTCGACCGACGACTGGCTGCGGGTTTTGCGCGAGGCGCGTGCCACAGGCAGCGTGCAGTGTGGTTTTTCCGGCGGTGAACCAATGATGCGCGATGATCTCGAGGTGCTGGTTGCCGAGGCTCATCGTCTGGGGTTTTATACCAATCTGCTGACTTCCGGTGTGGGGCTGACTGCCGAGCGAGCGGCGGCCTTGAAAGCTGCCGGGTTGGATCACATTCAACTTTCTTTTCAGGATTCAACCAGAGCGCTCAACGATTTTCTCTCGCACACCCGCACCTTCGAGCTCAAGCAACAAGTTGCCGAGCGCATCAAGGCGCAGGGCTGGCCGATGGTGATGAACGTGGTCGTGCATCGGCTCAACATCGATTATATCGGTCAGATCATCGACATGGCGGTAGCGTTGGGGGCCGAGTACCTCGAGCTCGCCAACAGCCAATACTATTCTTGGGCGCTGCTAAACCGCGACCATCTGTTGCCTTCGCGCGAACAACTGGCACGTGCCGAGCGCATTACCAATGAATACCGTGAGCGTCTGGGCGACACGCTCAAGATTTTCTTCGTTGTTCCGGACTATTACGAGACGCGGCCAAAAAAGTGCATGAACGGCTGGGGTAACGTTTTTCTGACCGTGACACCGGACGGTACCGCCTTGCCCTGTCATACCGCCCGGATGCTGCCCGGGCTGGCTTTCCCCAACGTGCGCCAGATGGGCGTGCGCGAAATCTGGTACGAATCCGAAGGCTTTAACCGCTACCGCGGCGACGGCTGGATGAAGGATCCTTGCCGGAGTTGCCCGGACAAAGAGAAGGATTTGGGTGGCTGCCGTTGCCAAGCGTTCATGTTGGCCGGCGACCCGGCTGCCGCCGATCCGGTGTGCAGCAAGTCGCCTGCGCACAGCGCCGTGACCGAGGCGGTGGCGCGGGCGCAGCAATCCACTCCGCCTTCCGCGCCGCTGGTATTCCGCGATCCGCGCGCTTCGCGTCGCCTGCTTGGGTAA
- a CDS encoding porin, with protein MTKKIIAMAIAAAASGTAFGQSNVTIYGNVDAGFVHSSGGSGGATSQRMSGLASAASESYIGFKGAEDLGGGLKAVFDLQQVFELDTGASSNATENYGRSYIGLAGGFGTVVAGKLDGLRYGIYGKYNPFGNYSVGNFASMTTQYDRARNAVAYISPSFNGFTLILATSSNTQTQEGALNGVHVPAKPSRGNTGDDRLFSINLIYANGPLSVDLDYETTKAVHYSDSRLYVATTGASYDFGVVKLSGVYDVIKGEKNSLIGGNIDLGGFNLGGLAADQEYDRRNWFVGAEVPVNERTKLLASYGQVKDRTLSDADAKKWAIGARYALSKRTTLYADYAQIKNDDNAAFTITPKGNSLGLSGVGVKGFAMGMKHSF; from the coding sequence ATGACAAAGAAGATCATCGCGATGGCAATTGCCGCCGCCGCTTCGGGCACGGCTTTTGGCCAGAGCAATGTGACGATCTACGGTAATGTCGATGCAGGCTTCGTGCACAGCAGCGGAGGTAGCGGGGGCGCCACCAGCCAACGGATGAGCGGCTTGGCAAGCGCGGCCTCCGAAAGCTACATCGGGTTCAAAGGGGCGGAAGATCTGGGCGGTGGCCTGAAAGCCGTGTTCGACCTGCAGCAAGTGTTCGAACTCGATACCGGCGCTTCGTCGAACGCCACGGAAAACTACGGCCGCAGCTATATCGGGCTGGCCGGTGGTTTTGGTACCGTGGTCGCCGGCAAACTGGATGGGCTGCGCTACGGCATTTACGGCAAGTACAACCCTTTCGGCAACTACTCGGTGGGCAACTTCGCCTCGATGACCACGCAGTATGATCGCGCCCGCAATGCAGTGGCCTATATTTCCCCCAGTTTCAACGGCTTTACGCTGATTCTGGCCACTTCTTCCAACACCCAAACCCAGGAAGGCGCGCTCAACGGTGTTCATGTGCCGGCAAAACCATCCAGGGGCAATACCGGCGATGATCGCCTGTTTTCCATCAATCTGATCTATGCCAACGGACCACTTAGTGTCGATCTCGATTACGAAACCACCAAAGCGGTGCACTATTCCGACAGCCGCCTGTATGTGGCGACCACCGGCGCATCCTACGACTTTGGCGTGGTCAAGCTGTCGGGTGTGTATGACGTGATCAAGGGTGAAAAAAATTCGCTGATCGGCGGAAATATCGACCTGGGCGGATTCAACCTGGGCGGGCTGGCCGCAGATCAGGAATATGATCGGCGCAATTGGTTCGTCGGCGCGGAGGTGCCGGTGAACGAGCGTACCAAACTTCTGGCCAGCTACGGCCAGGTCAAAGACCGCACCTTGTCCGATGCCGATGCGAAAAAATGGGCGATTGGTGCGCGTTACGCCTTGTCCAAGCGAACCACGCTCTACGCTGACTATGCACAAATCAAAAACGATGACAACGCCGCATTCACCATTACGCCAAAAGGTAACTCGTTAGGCTTGAGCGGTGTGGGGGTCAAAGGTTTTGCCATGGGCATGAAGCACAGCTTCTAA